The Denticeps clupeoides chromosome 1, fDenClu1.1, whole genome shotgun sequence genome segment GCGTTGTCCTGCAGAAAGCAACGGTTCACCGTTACGGCAGGACCTGCAGGTTTCCGTCCGTGCTTCACTGGTGAAGATGCAGGAGAAGAAGTGTTCAACGTTCACACACCCATCCTACTCACTGTGTCCTCGCTGGCGCACGGCTGGACCTTGTTGTACGCGGCTTCAACGACGCTTCGCCTGCCGGAAACACACAGCTCAGAACGGAACCAgggttggggtgtgtgtgtgtgtgtgtgtgtgtgttggtgtctcACTTGCTGGCCAGTTCTCCTCCAGGGGGCAGGTTGGGGATGGACTCGGTCGCCAGCGTACGCATCACGTTCACCAAATCAGGGATCTGACCTCCACTTGACCTCCTCAGAATCTCTGCAGAGAGGGAAACGGTGCGACTTACAACCTGTAgggacggggacagtccccccctcgagacactcagggacacgatggtagtaagtggggttcgaacctgggtcttctgcttcagagGCGGGTTTGTTAAACACTCGGCTGTTGCGGTAGTGCTGGgcaggggttaaaggtcaggatCGGGCGTTGCACTCACCCTGTACTCTCTGCTCCAGGAACTGGTCCAGCTCAGCGTCCCTCCTCACCGCCTCTGGACAAATGCTGGGCGCTCCGCCCAAACACACCAGCACCACGCTCATGTTGTCCCTGCTgccctgagacacacacacacattcaaaggcACCTGAAAAATCACCAAGTCCTCACGTCCGGTCCAGGCTCAGGGACACCAGGACttatggggcagcggtggcctagtggtgaaGGAAGcaggcccagtaatcagaaggttgccggttcgaatcccgatctgccaaggtgccactgagcaaaagcaccgtctcaacaagggtgatggttaaatgcagaggacacatttccctgtgtcaccgtgtgactgtcatcacaatgacaatcacgtcactttattaTGTTAATGGGGACGCTCCATGCATGGCCACTTCCCGGATGAAAATGAAACGAAGATCATGCTACACCGACGCGCatgggtgggcgtggcctcttACTTTGTACAGACAGGTGTCAATGACGTCACTGCAGACCCTCTCCAGGTCACCGTGCACCTGGAGACGCGAGCGCACGAAGTCGCACAGCTCGTCGTTGGACATGACGTCCCAGATCCCGTCGCAGGCCAGCACGACGAACTCGTCCCCCGCCGGGCAGCGGCGGATGGCGCTCACCTCGGGCTCGGGGGACACCAGCTGCTCGGTGGGACCCTTGCCGCGGACGCGCTTGAAGGCGAAGTCGCCGAGGGCGCGCGAGACGGCCAGGGACCCGTTGACCCGCTGGACCAGCACGGCGCCGCCGGCGTTCTGGATGCGCTCCCTCTCCCGCGGGTCGCCGGGCTTGTGGTCCTGCGTGGAGAAGTGCACGGCGCCGGCGCGGCTCAGCAGGCCCCGCGAGTCGCCGCAGTTGATGAAGAAGATGTGGCGCGGCGACACCATGACGGCCACCGCCGTGGAGCCGCTGCGGTCGCGGGCGCAGGCGGCGTGCCGCCTCCCCAGCAGCCCCCGCATGTGCTCGTCGATCTGCAGGAAGCCGGTGCGAACGCCCCTCACCACGCTCTCCACGCTCGGCTCCTCCTCGTCCCCGTCCCCGCCGTCCCCCGGGCCGGCCTGGAAGTCGGCGTTGCCGGTGATGTGCTCCAGCAGGTGCTGGCAGCAGTACTGCGCCACCTGCGTGCCGGCGTGGCCGTCGTACACCGCGAAGAAGGACCAGGCGGCCAGGCCGCGGGGCAGCCCGACCACCGCGCTGTGGGCGTCCTCCATCTCCGCCCGCCAGCCCTGCATGCTGCTGACGCCGAAGCGCAGCCCGTTGCCCTCGCCGCGGGCGGTGTGCTTCTCCACCTTGGGCTTGTTCAGGAACGCCCCCATGTCCCCGTCCGGCCTGCTCTCGCCGCGGGTCTCCTaggggttctccggtttcctcccaccgccCAAAGCCGTGCACACTAGGTGACCGCAGGTAgtcctgagtaacaggactaagcgtTTAAGTATAGTAATGTAGTGAAGTCGAgtgaacataataataataataataataaaagcacagTGCAGGCGTCAGTGGAATTAAATCAACTGACATGATGGTGCTTGATTACAAATGACGATAATTGGTGTTCATTATGCTCTCCATCCATAACAAAAAGCCCTACTGGTCCCACCACGTGATCTGCGCGTGCACGCGCGGCGCGGCTCCGACGGGACGCCGGCTCCTCTGACGGGAGCGCGCAGCTGCAGCGCCGGACCGCCGCACTCACCGCGGCCGCCCGGTCAGAGCGCGGAGCTGCCGGGGTAGGGTCCGCCGGGGAGGCGCATGATCTCTCGGGTGTCCGAAGTCGGATCAGAGCCGCGGCGCGCCGCACGCCGGACCGCTCGGAGGCAGGGGGTGCAGCGTCGTGACGTCGTTCCCACGCAGCCGCGAGGTCTCGCGAGAGCGACGTGTAGCACGACGGCGGATATCGCGAGAGGAGAAAGTActgggttgccagatctcgtaAAGGTCAAATTCGTCGGAAGAAATGACTGTTATTCAGCGGACCTGGCAACTGAATATTATCGCGGACATTTCCCAGGCAGCAATATTTTAAAATCCTGATGATTATTGAGCCTTTGTTAAGGGCTCAAGTTGGTTAAGTGATTTTTGAAAAACAAATTAGGAAAATATTGATGTACAAGGATTTTATGGCAGATTTTATgcgtgtacatttttttacacaaagatTATGCAAAAAGATGTAATGGGACACAAAAAATCAATCTTTGACATGTCCAAGACTCAAAATACCAGCTTGGCCTCATCCCcctaatatttattatatagggaaaaaagtgtgtgtgttaataataaataatcagttattgaaataattaaattaaatcctGAAAATtcttgaatatttattttaattattgatcATTTGCAAAGGCCCGAAGTTGAATAAGTGAaaacaatctgaaaaaaatattgatgtatgaAGATTTTGgtgcatatacatatttaaCCACAAGGGGTGCCGTGACTCATTTTTTGACAGTAGACTAAAACTACTAAtccaatcaattttttttatctttgacaTAACCAAGACTCAAATTATAACCATTGCCTCCTTACTGTTTAATATATGGAAGATATTAATTGGTTAACTcgtttttaaacaaataatcaGTGATTCAAATGATAAAACTGgtatttaaataattgaaaataatttaatgtttaatcattttttaaagggCTTAAAAAGAGGGTTAAATAACGAAACCCAATCTTAGAAATAAGATTATATGAACTGGAAATTGCAGGATAATGTGTAATAATTTTATGGCGCTACGGACTATAAAGCCGGAAGTTCCAGAAGATCAATTTGCTGTTGCCAGTTCCGCTTATTCTACGCGTGAATATGTTATTTCATTTGTGCTActgttcattttacaaatcagtTAAACAAACGAATTGGCATTTTCACAGCGcataaagcaaaaacaaatgacggggaaaaaacacactaaaTGCGCGTTTATTGTTTCCATGGACGCGGTTGCCGGTTCCGTCCTCAGATCTGGCATCCCCGAGCTGGGTCCGCGGCCGCAGTGGGGACGATGGTGCCGGAGGTGCTTCTGCTCGCCGCGCTTCTCTACGCGGCCGCGCAGCTGCTGCGCTTCGTGTTCGCGGACGCCGATCTGACTCTGCTGTGGGCGGCCGCGTTCGGGAAGCAGCCAGGTAAACAGCGGCGCTCCCGGGGCCCGGAGCTCGGCGGACGGGTGAAAGGTCGTCTGAGTCCTGGCCCTAGTGGTCGAAACCTCAGTAAAGTTGGCAGCGAAAACGCACGACGTTCCCCTGATTAACTGTGAAAACGCTGAATACCACGGCCGCTGCGCTGTTGGCGTCATGCGACGTGCACCGCATCATCTCGGGCTTCCACGCGTGTGGATTTACACACGTAGCTGAAACGCGCTGTATTCACGGAGTTCCATTGGAACTTTTATTTGGAAACGTCGCAACTGATcgcattatttttaaatgtatcgGCTACAGCAATTGGaaaaccaacgtgtgtgtgtgtgtgtgtgtgtgtaagttcacagcCATACACGACTTTGTGAAGGTGGAGAAGTTCCAGCGAGTGATGAGGTGTGGTTGAAGGGGTTGGTCCACTGCAGgaactcctcctcctctattgaaaaaccaacgtgtgtgtgtgtgtgagagagtgtgtgtaagttcacGGCCATACACGACTTCGTGGAGGT includes the following:
- the LOC114802622 gene encoding protein phosphatase 1A-like isoform X1, which produces MGAFLNKPKVEKHTARGEGNGLRFGVSSMQGWRAEMEDAHSAVVGLPRGLAAWSFFAVYDGHAGTQVAQYCCQHLLEHITGNADFQAGPGDGGDGDEEEPSVESVVRGVRTGFLQIDEHMRGLLGRRHAACARDRSGSTAVAVMVSPRHIFFINCGDSRGLLSRAGAVHFSTQDHKPGDPRERERIQNAGGAVLVQRVNGSLAVSRALGDFAFKRVRGKGPTEQLVSPEPEVSAIRRCPAGDEFVVLACDGIWDVMSNDELCDFVRSRLQVHGDLERVCSDVIDTCLYKGSRDNMSVVLVCLGGAPSICPEAVRRDAELDQFLEQRVQEILRRSSGGQIPDLVNVMRTLATESIPNLPPGGELASKRSVVEAAYNKVQPCASEDTVSRMGQRSPLLPGVQLKGEERPTDTTRPDQ
- the LOC114802622 gene encoding protein phosphatase 1A-like isoform X2, yielding MGAFLNKPKVEKHTARGEGNGLRFGVSSMQGWRAEMEDAHSAVVGLPRGLAAWSFFAVYDGHAGTQVAQYCCQHLLEHITGNADFQAGPGDGGDGDEEEPSVESVVRGVRTGFLQIDEHMRGLLGRRHAACARDRSGSTAVAVMVSPRHIFFINCGDSRGLLSRAGAVHFSTQDHKPGDPRERERIQNAGGAVLVQRVNGSLAVSRALGDFAFKRVRGKGPTEQLVSPEPEVSAIRRCPAGDEFVVLACDGIWDVMSNDELCDFVRSRLQVHGDLERVCSDVIDTCLYKGSRDNMSVVLVCLGGAPSICPEAVRRDAELDQFLEQRVQEILRRSSGGQIPDLVNVMRTLATESIPNLPPGGELASKRSVVEAAYNKVQPCASEDTDNAVLFFRGFS